A genomic segment from Gallaecimonas xiamenensis 3-C-1 encodes:
- a CDS encoding flagellar assembly protein FliH, whose translation MVKEYQRWEGSDFTPPEADEVALALHIHRRKQNPEAESEPEPKLPQGISIGELEALRSDAVEEGLAEGRQQGLAEGREQGLAQGIEEGRAQGYQQGLEEGLKAGQQQIQEAVAHWLGLADELTAPLEDKDGRIEARLVMLLTAGMQAVLGHEIKTDKDSIHHLIRQGIDALSEDETLITIEVAPTDARLLREHYSEAELKERRWKLREEPTLKHGQCRIESGQSLVELDLQERLRVLCQGLLLEAGLSDDAG comes from the coding sequence GTGGTCAAAGAGTACCAGCGCTGGGAAGGCAGTGACTTCACCCCGCCGGAAGCGGACGAGGTGGCCCTGGCGCTGCACATCCACAGACGTAAGCAAAACCCTGAGGCCGAGTCGGAACCCGAACCCAAGCTGCCCCAGGGCATCAGCATTGGTGAACTGGAAGCACTGCGCAGCGACGCCGTGGAAGAAGGCCTGGCCGAAGGCCGCCAGCAAGGCTTGGCCGAAGGCCGTGAGCAGGGCCTGGCCCAAGGTATCGAAGAAGGCCGTGCTCAAGGCTACCAGCAAGGGCTGGAAGAAGGCCTAAAGGCCGGCCAGCAGCAAATTCAGGAAGCGGTGGCCCACTGGCTGGGTCTGGCCGACGAACTGACCGCCCCCCTGGAAGACAAGGACGGGCGTATCGAAGCGCGGCTGGTGATGTTGCTGACCGCCGGCATGCAGGCGGTGCTGGGCCATGAGATCAAGACCGACAAGGACAGCATCCATCATCTTATCCGCCAGGGAATTGACGCCCTGTCGGAAGACGAGACCCTCATCACCATCGAAGTGGCCCCCACCGATGCCCGCCTGCTGCGGGAGCACTACAGCGAGGCCGAACTTAAAGAGCGGCGCTGGAAGCTCCGTGAAGAGCCCACCCTCAAGCATGGTCAATGCCGCATCGAATCTGGCCAGTCCCTGGTGGAGCTGGACCTGCAGGAACGACTGCGGGTGCTGTGCCAGGGATTGCTGCTGGAAGCGGGGCTGAGCGATGACGCCGGTTAA
- a CDS encoding flagellar biosynthetic protein FliO yields MMSWLYGAASLAADQTPMVNPTDKLGTLVLSLVGVVVLLVGLLYFARRHMPQFKAGPIKIVAQQQLGARSRLLLVEVGQEQMLISVSGTDVRLIKALDNPVKENG; encoded by the coding sequence ATGATGTCCTGGCTATATGGTGCGGCGAGCCTCGCTGCCGACCAAACCCCCATGGTCAATCCCACCGACAAGCTTGGCACCCTGGTGCTGAGCCTGGTGGGGGTGGTGGTACTGCTGGTGGGGCTCTTGTATTTCGCCCGGCGCCACATGCCCCAATTCAAGGCCGGCCCCATCAAGATAGTGGCCCAGCAACAACTGGGTGCCCGCTCCCGGCTGCTGCTGGTGGAAGTGGGCCAGGAACAGATGCTGATCTCGGTCAGCGGTACCGATGTTCGCCTGATCAAGGCCCTGGACAACCCAGTCAAGGAGAACGGGTGA
- a CDS encoding flagellar hook-length control protein FliK: protein MQTSAVSHSAKSQAQSQAGSAADAKGKDEFANLFGQALVEGGKSLPAEAAQAKGKQDQAGDDVPKVDAKDKEDGDALLTLVASAQQQLQQDDKVGLPKDGADVEAAGDSKVGTLLAGELKGAKGTDQSMLAEATGDKKLTVPEEVAEADTETTPKTPELSQAKAEALSKQALFDQQAVAPDNVAAAELAEEGDTQAQEAPQPQLLAKGTDQAPADKAAPQPQVAAANPDKGAAPEAGPRQAAADLAQSQVTPQSELQKVATTTEEPAKALAGLVTQAAAPKGQGKAVAGDTKATATKVDANLVASAEPSDMASPELEPALAAAQPELKPAQQGQGAPSLADGNLVQTTAVHHKLDGSAPVTQQDQPKEAASKEALVPQQRFNEALADKVNVMLSKNLRHAEIQLDPPELGSLMIRVQVHHQDAQVQFQASHAQTREWLQDAMPRLKDMMAENGFNLADGQVRDQGNGGDGRQAQGDNQGLAKGWGDEGSEEALPYRYELTSDGLVDAYA from the coding sequence ATGCAAACGTCGGCTGTATCCCATTCTGCTAAATCCCAAGCCCAATCCCAGGCCGGCAGCGCTGCCGACGCCAAGGGCAAGGACGAGTTTGCCAACCTCTTTGGCCAGGCTCTGGTCGAGGGCGGCAAAAGCCTGCCGGCCGAGGCTGCTCAAGCCAAAGGCAAACAGGACCAGGCCGGTGATGACGTCCCCAAGGTGGATGCCAAGGATAAGGAAGACGGCGACGCCCTGCTGACCCTGGTAGCCAGTGCCCAGCAGCAGTTGCAACAAGACGACAAGGTAGGGCTGCCAAAGGATGGGGCCGATGTTGAGGCGGCTGGCGACAGCAAAGTCGGTACTTTGCTGGCAGGGGAGCTTAAAGGTGCCAAAGGCACTGACCAGTCCATGCTGGCCGAGGCTACCGGCGACAAAAAGCTGACAGTCCCGGAAGAAGTCGCTGAGGCCGACACCGAGACCACCCCGAAAACGCCGGAGCTGAGCCAGGCCAAGGCCGAGGCCTTATCCAAGCAAGCGCTCTTTGACCAGCAGGCGGTGGCCCCTGACAATGTCGCGGCGGCTGAGCTCGCCGAGGAAGGGGACACCCAAGCCCAAGAGGCTCCACAGCCTCAGCTGCTGGCCAAAGGCACAGATCAGGCGCCCGCCGATAAGGCTGCGCCTCAGCCCCAGGTCGCTGCCGCCAACCCAGACAAGGGGGCTGCCCCTGAGGCTGGCCCGCGCCAGGCCGCTGCCGACCTTGCCCAATCCCAAGTCACACCACAGTCTGAGCTTCAAAAGGTCGCCACTACTACAGAGGAACCTGCCAAGGCCCTGGCAGGCTTGGTGACGCAGGCCGCAGCGCCCAAGGGGCAGGGCAAGGCCGTTGCCGGTGATACAAAGGCAACCGCCACCAAGGTGGATGCCAATCTGGTGGCCAGCGCAGAGCCCAGTGATATGGCCAGCCCTGAGCTGGAGCCGGCCCTGGCCGCCGCCCAGCCCGAGCTGAAACCGGCTCAACAGGGCCAGGGCGCGCCCAGCCTGGCTGACGGCAACCTGGTACAGACCACGGCCGTGCACCACAAACTGGATGGCAGTGCCCCTGTTACCCAGCAGGACCAGCCCAAGGAGGCGGCCAGCAAGGAAGCCTTGGTGCCTCAGCAACGCTTTAATGAAGCCTTGGCCGATAAGGTCAATGTGATGTTGTCCAAGAACCTGCGTCACGCGGAGATCCAACTGGATCCCCCTGAGCTTGGCAGCTTGATGATCCGGGTCCAGGTGCATCACCAGGACGCCCAGGTTCAGTTCCAGGCCAGCCATGCCCAGACCCGCGAATGGCTGCAAGACGCCATGCCCAGGCTCAAGGACATGATGGCCGAGAACGGTTTTAACCTGGCTGACGGCCAGGTCCGCGACCAAGGCAACGGCGGCGATGGCCGCCAGGCCCAGGGTGACAACCAGGGCCTGGCCAAGGGCTGGGGCGATGAGGGCAGTGAAGAAGCCCTGCCGTATCGCTATGAATTAACCAGCGACGGCCTGGTCGACGCCTACGCCTGA
- the fliG gene encoding flagellar motor switch protein FliG: MANDLAKKEAFDVKKLNGIEKTAILLLSLTEEDAASILRHMEPKQVQKVGMMMASMEDFSQEKVLAVHKQFIEDIQHYSSIGFDSEDFIRKALNHALGEDKASALIDKIILGGNAKGLDSLKWMDARQVAGIIQNEHPQIQTIVLSYLDPDQSAEILSQFPERVRLDLLMRIANLEEVQPAALQELNEIMEKQFAGQSGAQAAKMGGLKAAANIMNYLETAVENQLMEGIRETDEELSQQIQDLMFVFENLAEVDDRAIQALLREVQQDTLIRALKGADDVLREKMFKNMSKRAADLMRDDLEAMGPIRISEVEASQKEILGIARRLSDAGEIVLSGGGADEFL; encoded by the coding sequence ATGGCAAATGACCTGGCCAAAAAAGAGGCCTTTGACGTCAAAAAGCTCAATGGCATCGAGAAGACCGCCATATTGCTGCTGAGCCTCACCGAAGAGGACGCCGCCTCCATACTGCGCCATATGGAACCCAAGCAGGTTCAGAAAGTGGGCATGATGATGGCGTCCATGGAGGATTTCAGCCAGGAGAAGGTGCTGGCGGTGCACAAGCAGTTCATCGAAGACATCCAGCACTACTCGAGCATCGGTTTCGACTCCGAAGACTTTATTCGCAAGGCCCTGAACCACGCCCTGGGTGAGGACAAGGCCAGCGCCCTTATCGACAAGATCATCCTCGGCGGCAATGCCAAGGGCCTGGATTCCCTCAAATGGATGGACGCCCGCCAGGTGGCCGGCATCATCCAGAACGAGCACCCGCAGATCCAGACCATAGTGCTGTCCTACCTGGACCCAGACCAAAGCGCCGAGATTCTGTCCCAGTTCCCCGAGCGGGTGCGCCTTGACCTGCTGATGCGTATCGCCAACCTCGAAGAGGTGCAACCGGCGGCGCTGCAGGAACTGAACGAGATCATGGAAAAGCAGTTCGCCGGCCAAAGCGGTGCCCAGGCAGCCAAGATGGGGGGCCTCAAGGCCGCTGCCAACATCATGAACTACCTGGAAACGGCGGTAGAAAACCAGCTGATGGAAGGCATTCGCGAAACCGACGAAGAACTGAGCCAGCAGATCCAGGACCTGATGTTCGTCTTCGAAAACCTGGCCGAGGTGGACGACAGGGCCATCCAGGCACTGCTGCGCGAAGTGCAGCAGGACACCCTTATCCGCGCCCTCAAAGGGGCCGACGACGTCCTGCGCGAGAAGATGTTCAAGAACATGTCCAAGCGGGCCGCCGACCTTATGCGCGACGACCTGGAAGCCATGGGCCCTATTCGTATCTCCGAGGTGGAAGCCTCTCAGAAAGAGATCCTGGGCATTGCCCGCCGCCTGTCCGATGCCGGCGAGATAGTGCTGTCCGGTGGCGGCGCCGACGAATTCCTCTAA
- the fliE gene encoding flagellar hook-basal body complex protein FliE codes for MNTAGANSVMLQEMQSLIREAQGPRGSRELQGLSLGNPEGMTTRSVQSDFASLFNQALDKVNGLQQNSAAKQTAVEMGDPNVSVADAMIASQKAGIAFQATVQVRNKLVQAYQDVMNMPV; via the coding sequence ATGAACACCGCTGGTGCAAATTCAGTGATGCTGCAGGAAATGCAGTCCCTTATCCGCGAAGCGCAAGGGCCCCGTGGCAGCCGCGAGCTGCAAGGCCTGAGCCTGGGCAACCCCGAGGGCATGACCACCCGTTCGGTGCAGAGCGACTTTGCCAGCCTGTTCAACCAGGCCCTGGACAAGGTCAACGGCCTGCAGCAGAACTCCGCAGCCAAGCAGACTGCTGTCGAAATGGGTGACCCCAATGTTTCCGTGGCCGACGCCATGATCGCCAGCCAGAAAGCCGGTATCGCTTTCCAGGCCACTGTCCAGGTACGCAACAAGTTGGTTCAAGCGTACCAGGACGTGATGAACATGCCGGTTTAA
- the fliJ gene encoding flagellar export protein FliJ, whose protein sequence is MSKALGLVLDQRKKAEDQALGQLAQARQALAALQNKINTLQKYRNDYLREMQHKAGQGLTAVNMVHYQNFVARLDSGLADLNSQMTQHQQAVAAREQGWRQAHQDTKAIDLLLERKANEAALAGQRREQRELDDLVNRRFGTPIA, encoded by the coding sequence ATGAGCAAGGCTTTGGGGCTGGTGCTGGACCAGCGCAAGAAAGCCGAAGACCAGGCCCTGGGGCAACTGGCCCAGGCGCGCCAAGCCTTGGCGGCCCTGCAAAACAAGATCAACACCCTGCAGAAGTATCGCAACGACTATCTGCGGGAGATGCAGCACAAGGCCGGCCAAGGCCTGACCGCTGTCAACATGGTGCACTACCAGAACTTTGTGGCCCGCCTCGACAGCGGCCTGGCCGACCTCAACAGCCAGATGACCCAGCATCAACAGGCGGTAGCCGCCCGGGAACAAGGCTGGCGCCAGGCCCACCAAGACACCAAAGCCATCGACCTGCTGCTGGAGCGCAAGGCCAATGAAGCGGCCTTGGCCGGCCAGCGTCGGGAACAGCGTGAGCTCGATGATCTGGTTAACAGGCGTTTTGGAACGCCAATTGCATAA
- the fliI gene encoding flagellar protein export ATPase FliI — MTPVKTPRRPLEARLERYERLLQVPRPAVAGRLVRVVGLALEAQGCRAPIGSLCRIEGHSQDVEAEVVGFGNNTLYLMPNQDVSGILPGARVTPLGVSATLPVGMSLLGRVVDGLGRPLDGLGPVRAENRVGFKGRPLNPLTRRPIRQPLDVGVRAINTLLTVGQGQRMGLFAGSGVGKSVLLGMMTKGTSADVIVVGLVGERGREVREFIDEILGEEGRRRAVVVAAPADTSPLMRLKACETALTFAEYFRDQGLNVLLLVDSLTRYAQAQREIALAVGEPPATKGYPPSVFARLPGLVERAGNGGDGQGGITAFFTVLSEGDDLQDPIADAARAILDGHIVLSRALADSGHYPAIDVGASVSRVMPQVTSEAHQLQARRVKSLFAAYEQSRDLIQVGAYRQGSDPKVDLAIRLKEPMNLFLRQAMQEVCPYDDCLQALDMLAKAAGEGA; from the coding sequence ATGACGCCGGTTAAGACCCCCCGCCGGCCCCTCGAGGCCCGCCTGGAGCGCTACGAGCGCCTGCTGCAGGTGCCAAGGCCCGCCGTTGCCGGTCGCCTGGTGCGGGTGGTTGGCCTGGCCCTGGAAGCCCAAGGCTGCCGCGCCCCCATCGGCTCGCTGTGCCGCATCGAAGGCCACAGCCAGGATGTGGAAGCGGAAGTGGTGGGTTTTGGCAACAATACTCTCTATCTGATGCCCAACCAGGACGTGTCCGGCATTCTGCCCGGCGCCCGAGTCACCCCCCTTGGGGTGTCTGCCACCCTGCCGGTGGGCATGAGCCTGCTGGGCCGGGTGGTAGACGGCCTGGGCCGGCCCTTGGACGGCCTTGGGCCGGTGCGGGCCGAAAACCGGGTCGGTTTCAAGGGCCGGCCCCTCAATCCCTTGACCCGCCGCCCCATACGCCAGCCCCTGGATGTGGGGGTGCGCGCCATCAACACCCTGCTCACCGTCGGCCAGGGTCAGCGTATGGGCCTCTTTGCCGGCTCTGGTGTCGGCAAATCCGTGCTCCTTGGCATGATGACCAAGGGCACCAGTGCCGATGTTATCGTGGTCGGCCTGGTGGGGGAACGGGGCCGGGAAGTGCGCGAATTTATCGACGAGATCCTTGGCGAAGAAGGGCGCCGGCGCGCCGTGGTGGTGGCGGCCCCGGCCGATACCAGCCCGCTGATGCGCCTTAAGGCCTGTGAGACGGCCCTGACCTTTGCCGAGTATTTCCGCGACCAGGGCTTGAATGTGCTGTTGCTGGTGGACTCCCTGACCCGTTATGCCCAGGCCCAGCGGGAAATCGCCCTGGCGGTGGGTGAACCCCCCGCCACCAAGGGCTACCCGCCGTCGGTGTTTGCCCGATTGCCGGGCCTGGTGGAGCGGGCCGGTAACGGCGGCGACGGCCAGGGCGGCATCACCGCCTTTTTCACCGTACTCAGCGAAGGGGACGACCTGCAAGACCCAATCGCCGATGCCGCCAGGGCGATACTGGACGGCCATATAGTGCTGTCTAGGGCCCTGGCCGATTCCGGCCACTATCCGGCCATAGACGTGGGGGCCTCGGTGTCGCGGGTCATGCCCCAGGTAACAAGTGAGGCCCACCAGCTGCAGGCCAGGCGGGTTAAATCCCTGTTTGCCGCCTACGAGCAGTCACGGGATCTTATCCAGGTCGGGGCCTACCGCCAGGGCTCGGATCCCAAGGTGGACCTGGCCATTCGCCTCAAAGAACCCATGAACCTGTTCTTGCGCCAGGCCATGCAGGAAGTCTGCCCCTATGACGACTGCCTGCAGGCCCTGGACATGTTGGCCAAGGCCGCAGGGGAGGGCGCATGA
- the fliF gene encoding flagellar basal-body MS-ring/collar protein FliF codes for MANENTQLATVGDTPAATPAPVLGNNVVDEGEQNFNLLSNLGNADVLRQISLVLGLAIGLALVVLVFLWAKAPEYRPLGRMETDELVSTLDFLDQNQMTYKLEGNTVLVPEGDYQRIKLAMTRAGMSNSQATGDDILMKDMGFGVSQRLEQERLKYSREQQLARAVEELSAVKRARVLLAIPKESVFLRERQEPSATVVLSLNRGNSLKQEEVDAIVDMVASAVHGMSPEKVTVTDQNGRLLNSGSQNALAARSRKELELETTREKQYLDKIDTIMLPVVGLDNYTAQVDVTMDFTAVEQTQKRYNPDQPSVRSEMKMEENRVGNVAGGIPGALSNQPPMDSNIPEDATNTAANQVKTPGSNRSESTRNYELDTTVSHTQQQVGVVDRMTVSVAVDYKNQVGEDGNVTKVPLTDGELANIKRLLMAGLGVNPARGDSLEVLSVPFARPDADLKMDVPIYEQPWFARLSKVLAGALIIIVLIFVVVRPLIKRLLNPNQGTDLALAGGAYGDLDRDALDSLSMDDEDALATGITMVGGVQLPDLRKDEEVLKAIRALVANEPELSAQVVKGWLNQDGK; via the coding sequence GTGGCAAACGAGAACACCCAACTGGCCACGGTAGGTGACACACCTGCCGCGACCCCGGCGCCGGTCCTTGGCAACAACGTTGTTGACGAGGGCGAGCAGAATTTCAATCTGCTGTCGAACCTGGGTAATGCCGATGTGTTGCGTCAAATCAGCCTGGTGCTGGGCCTGGCCATAGGGCTGGCGCTGGTGGTGCTGGTGTTCTTGTGGGCCAAGGCGCCCGAATACCGCCCCTTGGGGCGCATGGAAACCGACGAACTGGTTTCCACCCTGGACTTCCTCGACCAGAACCAGATGACCTACAAGCTCGAGGGCAATACGGTGCTGGTGCCCGAAGGGGATTATCAACGCATCAAGCTGGCCATGACCCGCGCCGGCATGTCCAACAGCCAGGCCACCGGTGACGACATCCTGATGAAGGACATGGGCTTTGGTGTCAGCCAGCGCCTGGAGCAAGAACGCCTCAAGTACAGCCGCGAGCAGCAGCTGGCCCGTGCCGTTGAAGAGCTGTCCGCCGTAAAAAGGGCCAGGGTACTGCTGGCCATCCCCAAAGAATCCGTCTTTTTGCGTGAGCGCCAGGAGCCCTCGGCCACGGTAGTGCTGAGCCTGAACAGGGGCAACAGCCTCAAGCAGGAAGAAGTAGATGCTATCGTCGACATGGTGGCCTCCGCCGTACACGGCATGTCCCCCGAGAAGGTCACGGTGACCGACCAGAACGGCCGCCTGCTCAATTCCGGCAGCCAGAACGCCCTGGCCGCCCGCTCCCGCAAAGAGTTGGAGCTGGAAACCACCCGCGAGAAGCAATACCTCGACAAGATTGACACCATCATGCTGCCGGTGGTGGGCCTGGACAACTACACCGCCCAGGTAGACGTGACCATGGACTTCACCGCCGTGGAGCAGACCCAGAAGCGCTACAACCCCGACCAGCCGTCGGTGCGCTCTGAAATGAAAATGGAAGAAAACCGGGTCGGCAACGTAGCCGGCGGTATCCCTGGCGCCCTGTCTAACCAGCCGCCCATGGACTCCAATATCCCGGAAGACGCCACCAACACGGCGGCCAACCAGGTTAAGACCCCGGGATCCAATCGCTCTGAGAGCACCCGCAACTACGAACTGGACACCACGGTCAGCCATACCCAGCAGCAGGTTGGGGTGGTGGATCGCATGACGGTTTCCGTCGCGGTAGACTACAAGAACCAGGTAGGGGAAGACGGTAACGTTACCAAGGTGCCCCTGACCGACGGCGAGCTGGCCAACATCAAGCGTCTGCTGATGGCGGGCCTGGGTGTCAATCCGGCCCGAGGCGACAGCCTGGAAGTGCTGTCCGTGCCCTTTGCCCGCCCCGACGCCGACCTGAAGATGGACGTGCCCATCTACGAGCAGCCCTGGTTTGCACGGCTGTCCAAGGTGCTGGCCGGCGCCCTTATCATCATCGTGCTGATCTTCGTGGTGGTAAGGCCCCTTATCAAACGCCTGCTCAACCCCAACCAGGGCACCGATCTGGCCCTGGCCGGTGGTGCCTACGGCGACCTGGACCGCGACGCCCTCGATAGCCTGTCCATGGATGATGAGGACGCCCTGGCCACCGGCATCACTATGGTGGGTGGCGTCCAATTGCCGGACCTGCGTAAAGATGAAGAAGTCCTCAAGGCCATTCGTGCCTTGGTGGCCAATGAACCTGAGCTGTCGGCCCAGGTAGTGAAAGGATGGTTGAACCAAGATGGCAAATGA
- the fliM gene encoding flagellar motor switch protein FliM, protein MTDLLSQDEIDALLHGADDVEEEVPGLEVEDVSQYDFSSQDRIVRGRMPTLEIVNERFARHMRISLFNMMRHPAEVSINGVQTMKFGEYVHTLFVPTSLNMVRFRPLKGTALITLEARLVFILVDNFFGGDGRFHAKIEGREFTPTERRIIQMLLKLVFEDYTEAWAPVMDVAFEYLDSEVNPTMANIVSPTEVIVVSSFHIELEGGGGDFHIAMPYSMLEPIRELLDAGVQSDKEDTDHRWSKALRDELMDVPVDVRAKLLDTQLSLRQMMELKAGDILAVDMPEHLTLFVEDLPTFRAQMGRSGEKVAVKVTEKLKRPRSAKAEMHNITRRGVRIDNISGLEELETDLEGEVDGL, encoded by the coding sequence GTGACCGATCTGCTGTCACAAGACGAAATTGACGCCCTGCTGCATGGGGCGGATGACGTCGAAGAGGAAGTGCCCGGTCTGGAGGTAGAAGACGTATCCCAATACGACTTTTCCTCCCAGGACCGCATCGTCCGGGGCCGGATGCCGACCCTGGAGATCGTTAACGAGCGCTTCGCCCGTCATATGCGCATCAGCCTGTTCAACATGATGCGCCACCCGGCAGAGGTCTCCATCAACGGCGTACAGACCATGAAGTTCGGCGAGTACGTCCATACCCTGTTCGTACCCACCAGCTTGAACATGGTGCGTTTCAGGCCCCTCAAGGGAACGGCCCTTATCACCCTCGAAGCGCGCCTGGTGTTTATCCTGGTGGACAACTTCTTCGGTGGCGATGGCCGTTTTCACGCCAAGATTGAAGGGCGGGAGTTCACACCCACCGAGCGGCGCATCATCCAGATGCTGCTCAAACTGGTATTCGAGGATTACACCGAGGCCTGGGCCCCGGTGATGGACGTGGCCTTCGAGTACCTGGATTCTGAAGTGAACCCCACCATGGCCAACATCGTGTCGCCCACCGAGGTGATAGTGGTGTCGTCCTTCCATATCGAATTGGAAGGGGGCGGCGGCGATTTCCACATTGCCATGCCGTACTCCATGCTCGAGCCTATCCGCGAACTGCTCGATGCCGGTGTCCAGTCCGACAAGGAAGACACCGACCACCGCTGGTCCAAGGCGCTGCGAGACGAGCTGATGGACGTGCCTGTGGATGTCCGCGCCAAGCTGCTGGACACCCAGCTTAGCCTGCGCCAGATGATGGAATTGAAGGCCGGCGACATACTGGCGGTGGACATGCCGGAACACCTGACGCTGTTCGTTGAAGATCTGCCGACCTTCCGCGCCCAGATGGGGCGCAGCGGCGAAAAAGTGGCGGTCAAGGTGACCGAGAAGCTCAAACGCCCAAGGTCCGCCAAGGCGGAAATGCACAACATTACCCGGCGCGGGGTGCGCATTGACAACATCTCCGGGCTGGAAGAATTAGAAACCGATCTTGAAGGGGAAGTCGATGGTCTCTGA
- the fliN gene encoding flagellar motor switch protein FliN, which yields MVSEDEQKLADEWAEAMAEQVEPEAVELEEFNEDDKVELSAEEKRKLDAILDIPVTISMEVGRSKITIRNLLQLNQGSVVELDRVAGEPLDVLVNGTLIAHGEVVVVNDKFGIRLTDVISQQERIKKLK from the coding sequence ATGGTCTCTGAAGACGAACAAAAATTGGCCGACGAGTGGGCCGAGGCCATGGCCGAACAAGTCGAGCCGGAAGCCGTTGAACTGGAAGAGTTTAACGAAGATGATAAGGTGGAGCTGAGCGCCGAAGAAAAGCGCAAGCTGGACGCCATTTTGGATATTCCCGTCACTATTTCCATGGAAGTGGGGCGCTCCAAGATCACCATCCGCAACCTGCTGCAATTGAACCAGGGCTCGGTGGTGGAGCTGGACCGGGTGGCCGGTGAGCCGCTGGATGTGCTGGTCAACGGCACCCTTATTGCCCACGGCGAAGTGGTGGTGGTGAACGACAAGTTCGGTATCCGCCTGACCGACGTCATCAGCCAGCAGGAAAGGATCAAGAAACTCAAATGA
- the fliP gene encoding flagellar type III secretion system pore protein FliP (The bacterial flagellar biogenesis protein FliP forms a type III secretion system (T3SS)-type pore required for flagellar assembly.), with protein MLWGLLLLPCLSFANPIMPTGAMPAVTVTTGPDGGQEYSITLQVLLLMTLLTFIPAILMMMTAFTRIVVVLGILRQALGLQQVPSNQVILGISLFMTFFVMSPVFDKIYNDAVQPYAREEMTFQQALDEAQKPLKGFMLKQTRETDVKTFAGMAGIDSFDSPDAIPMRILIPAFVTSELKTAFQIGFMLFIPFLIIDLVVASVLMAMGMMMLSPMIVSLPFKLMLFVLVDGWNLILGTLARSF; from the coding sequence ATGCTCTGGGGGCTGTTGCTGCTCCCCTGTTTGTCATTTGCCAATCCCATCATGCCCACCGGTGCCATGCCGGCGGTGACCGTCACCACAGGCCCGGACGGCGGCCAGGAATACAGCATCACCCTGCAGGTGTTGCTGTTGATGACCCTGCTGACCTTTATCCCTGCCATCTTGATGATGATGACCGCCTTCACCCGCATCGTGGTGGTGCTGGGCATACTGCGCCAGGCCCTGGGCTTGCAGCAGGTACCCAGCAACCAGGTGATACTGGGCATTTCCCTGTTCATGACCTTCTTTGTGATGAGCCCGGTGTTCGACAAGATATACAACGACGCCGTGCAGCCCTATGCCCGTGAGGAAATGACCTTCCAGCAGGCCCTGGACGAAGCCCAGAAGCCCCTCAAGGGCTTTATGCTCAAACAGACCCGGGAAACCGACGTCAAGACCTTTGCCGGTATGGCCGGTATCGACAGCTTCGACAGCCCCGATGCCATTCCCATGCGTATCCTGATCCCGGCTTTTGTCACCTCCGAGCTTAAAACCGCTTTCCAAATCGGCTTCATGCTCTTTATTCCGTTCCTGATCATCGATTTGGTGGTGGCCTCGGTACTGATGGCCATGGGTATGATGATGCTGTCACCGATGATCGTCTCCTTGCCGTTCAAGCTGATGCTGTTCGTGCTGGTGGACGGTTGGAACCTGATCTTGGGGACCCTGGCCAGGAGCTTCTAG
- the fliL gene encoding flagellar basal body-associated protein FliL → MAQELELEPLDAAKGGKKKLIIIIVAALLVLGIGGGVAAWLLSGDTAPAEAETAEAAPAPSEGEALYVALPQPFVFNVPGDKRPRLVQITVQVMVRGQTNEGKVKQHLPLVESVLLQTFSQFSEDQLATSQGRETLRTTAQQAVDDALTQVTGSQVIERVLFTGFIMQ, encoded by the coding sequence ATGGCACAAGAATTGGAACTCGAACCCCTGGACGCAGCCAAGGGTGGCAAGAAAAAGCTGATCATCATCATAGTGGCGGCCCTGCTGGTGCTGGGCATAGGTGGTGGCGTGGCAGCCTGGCTCCTGTCCGGTGATACGGCCCCGGCCGAAGCCGAGACGGCCGAAGCGGCGCCGGCACCGTCGGAAGGGGAAGCCCTGTACGTGGCCCTGCCCCAGCCCTTCGTTTTTAACGTACCGGGCGACAAGCGCCCCCGTTTGGTGCAGATCACCGTGCAGGTGATGGTGCGTGGCCAAACCAACGAAGGCAAGGTCAAGCAGCATCTGCCCCTGGTGGAAAGCGTGCTGTTGCAGACCTTCAGCCAATTTAGCGAAGACCAGTTGGCCACCAGCCAGGGTCGGGAAACATTGCGAACCACGGCCCAACAGGCGGTGGATGACGCCCTCACCCAGGTGACGGGCTCGCAGGTGATAGAGCGGGTGCTCTTCACCGGCTTTATCATGCAGTAA